A stretch of Edaphobacter lichenicola DNA encodes these proteins:
- the topA gene encoding type I DNA topoisomerase, translating into MGKSLVIVESPAKAKTIGKYLGSDYVVEASIGHIMDLPKNDIGVELKRRTFEPTLIVSPGKEKVVDRLKKLASKADMVYLAPDPDREGEAIAAHLSIQLLPMMKDKSKVRRVTFNEITKKAVQAAFLHARDIDEDLVDAQQTRRVLDRLVGYQVSPLLWDKVRRGLSAGRVQTVALRLIVEREQEINDFNPVEYWTIDAQLEPTANKQSFTARFVGVNGVPARVANGKDEEGKELFLSNALPDQEAVDEVVSELKVAKWSVRSVEKKERRSNPKAPFTTSKLQQDAAGRLGFNVRRTMGVAQRLYEGVEIGAEGTVGLITYMRTDSTRVSADAIAEAREFIGKLGAKYLPATPNEYVGKKQQVEAQGAHEAIRPTSVKYTPDSIRKYLSDEQYRLYKLIWQRFVSSQMTPAVFDQTTVDIVAQAKLGYDFRVTGSVLKFEGHLKFEEEEKRARQSAKDKAAKEEASAKSTADADAAAQAGTEEEDEAERRLPELSNGEALRLQKLDPLQKFTQPPPRFNEASLVKTLEEKGIGRPSTYASIINTIQDRDYVKKIQSKFVPTEIGTVVTKLLVKNFPYIFDTAYTATLEGELDAVEDGTERWTDLLSGFYDHFEKELNVASDKMEDVKRMEQKTDEICDNCGSPLILKWGKFGSFYSCSNFTKVKPMTIAAGPWKKDPKAVTKKVTSAFAFPLIVKATTEDVVEYSKEVGDAKEMASAIAEAAEQGKKVTVEPISCDFTKENFAAKPDLSAPGADEAPEEEACDNCGRTMVLRNGPWGPFMACPGYNEDPPCKTIRKLNQKVQQKPPVQLAESCPKCGKPLLLRNGQYGEFISCSGYPKCKYIKQELLDVKCPKDGGDIAVRKTKRGDLFYGCVNYPKCDFASNLKLVNQTCPKCDSAYVLEVVNDKGTYLVCPNNREALPKRRKKKGAPEEEPTTPPCTYEKKIAGPAPVPVIERPDPEKTRAVVESVA; encoded by the coding sequence ATGGGTAAATCATTAGTTATCGTCGAATCGCCGGCGAAGGCGAAGACGATTGGGAAGTATCTCGGCAGTGACTACGTGGTGGAGGCCTCGATCGGCCACATCATGGATCTGCCGAAGAACGACATCGGCGTGGAGCTGAAGAGACGGACGTTCGAGCCGACGCTGATTGTGTCTCCGGGGAAAGAGAAGGTGGTGGATCGGCTGAAGAAACTGGCGTCGAAGGCGGACATGGTCTACCTTGCGCCAGACCCGGATCGCGAAGGCGAGGCGATCGCCGCGCACCTCTCTATTCAGTTGCTGCCGATGATGAAGGACAAGTCGAAGGTTCGGCGTGTCACCTTTAATGAGATCACCAAAAAAGCTGTGCAGGCTGCGTTTTTGCATGCTCGGGATATTGATGAGGATCTTGTGGACGCGCAACAGACGCGTCGCGTGCTGGATCGGCTGGTGGGTTACCAGGTCTCTCCGCTGCTTTGGGACAAGGTTCGGCGCGGGCTCTCCGCAGGACGTGTGCAGACCGTCGCACTGCGGCTGATCGTCGAGCGCGAGCAGGAGATCAATGACTTCAATCCAGTCGAGTACTGGACCATCGATGCGCAGCTTGAGCCGACTGCGAACAAGCAGAGCTTCACGGCACGATTCGTCGGTGTCAACGGTGTTCCTGCGCGTGTTGCCAACGGAAAAGATGAAGAGGGCAAAGAGCTCTTTCTGTCGAACGCGCTGCCCGATCAAGAGGCTGTCGATGAGGTTGTCAGCGAACTGAAGGTCGCAAAGTGGAGCGTTCGCTCGGTTGAGAAGAAGGAGCGCAGAAGCAATCCGAAGGCTCCATTTACGACGAGTAAGTTGCAGCAGGATGCGGCTGGCCGTCTCGGTTTCAACGTGCGGCGCACGATGGGCGTGGCGCAGCGTTTATATGAGGGCGTGGAGATTGGCGCAGAGGGCACAGTCGGTCTTATTACCTACATGCGTACCGACTCGACCCGCGTCAGCGCAGATGCGATTGCAGAGGCTCGCGAGTTCATCGGCAAGCTCGGCGCGAAGTATCTGCCTGCAACTCCGAACGAGTATGTCGGCAAAAAGCAGCAGGTGGAGGCGCAGGGCGCTCACGAGGCCATTCGTCCCACAAGTGTGAAGTACACCCCGGACTCGATCCGGAAGTATCTGAGCGACGAGCAGTACCGACTCTACAAGCTGATCTGGCAGCGTTTTGTTTCGAGCCAGATGACGCCTGCGGTCTTCGACCAGACGACCGTAGATATTGTTGCGCAGGCAAAGCTTGGCTATGACTTCCGCGTGACCGGCAGTGTGTTGAAGTTTGAGGGACACCTGAAGTTCGAAGAGGAAGAGAAGCGCGCGCGCCAGTCAGCCAAAGATAAAGCAGCGAAGGAAGAGGCGAGCGCGAAGTCGACCGCAGATGCTGATGCCGCTGCGCAGGCCGGGACCGAGGAAGAGGATGAAGCTGAGCGAAGGTTGCCGGAGTTGAGCAACGGCGAGGCTCTGCGTCTGCAAAAACTCGATCCGCTGCAGAAGTTTACCCAGCCGCCGCCGCGCTTCAACGAAGCGAGTCTGGTGAAGACCCTTGAAGAGAAGGGAATCGGCCGGCCTTCCACCTACGCCTCCATCATTAATACGATTCAGGATCGCGACTATGTGAAGAAGATCCAGTCGAAGTTTGTGCCGACCGAGATTGGCACCGTCGTTACGAAGCTACTGGTGAAGAACTTCCCCTACATCTTCGATACGGCCTACACCGCGACGCTTGAAGGCGAACTTGACGCCGTCGAAGATGGGACGGAGCGTTGGACAGATCTGTTGAGCGGGTTCTACGACCACTTCGAGAAGGAGTTGAACGTCGCCAGCGACAAGATGGAAGACGTCAAGCGGATGGAGCAGAAGACCGACGAGATCTGCGACAACTGCGGCAGTCCTCTTATTCTGAAGTGGGGCAAGTTCGGCAGCTTCTACTCCTGCAGCAACTTCACCAAGGTAAAGCCGATGACGATTGCGGCTGGTCCGTGGAAGAAGGATCCCAAAGCTGTAACGAAAAAGGTTACAAGTGCGTTTGCCTTCCCGCTGATCGTGAAGGCGACGACGGAAGACGTGGTCGAGTACTCCAAGGAGGTCGGCGACGCGAAGGAGATGGCGTCGGCCATCGCTGAAGCTGCCGAGCAAGGGAAGAAAGTTACGGTCGAGCCGATAAGCTGCGACTTCACCAAGGAGAACTTCGCCGCGAAGCCTGACCTCAGCGCACCCGGAGCCGACGAGGCGCCCGAAGAGGAGGCCTGCGACAACTGCGGACGCACGATGGTGCTGCGCAATGGTCCCTGGGGCCCGTTCATGGCCTGCCCCGGCTACAACGAAGATCCACCCTGCAAGACGATTCGCAAACTGAATCAGAAGGTGCAGCAGAAGCCGCCGGTCCAGCTCGCAGAGTCCTGCCCGAAGTGCGGCAAACCACTGCTGCTCCGCAACGGTCAGTACGGCGAGTTCATCAGTTGCAGCGGCTATCCTAAGTGCAAGTACATCAAGCAGGAGCTGCTCGACGTAAAGTGCCCGAAGGATGGCGGCGATATCGCCGTGCGCAAGACCAAGCGAGGCGATCTCTTCTATGGCTGCGTGAACTATCCCAAGTGCGACTTCGCTTCGAACCTGAAGCTGGTCAACCAGACCTGCCCGAAGTGCGACAGCGCTTATGTTCTCGAGGTGGTCAACGACAAGGGTACCTACCTGGTCTGCCCGAACAACCGCGAGGCCCTGCCCAAGCGCCGCAAGAAGAAGGGCGCACCCGAGGAAGAGCCGACGACTCCGCCCTGCACCTACGAGAAGAAGATCGCAGGGCCGGCTCCCGTGCCCGTCATCGAGCGGCCCGACCCGGAGAAGACCCGGGCCGTTGTCGAGAGCGTAGCTTAA
- a CDS encoding DUF4760 domain-containing protein, with amino-acid sequence MATAADAELILKLYEMRREETLRKARRFLVFEFDPKTLEELRVVSRDVKAEHNPSWRQALSYWEMAASLVLRGALDPDLFLDTNNEGILLYAKFHHFHAETEKESGNRFMAQTAALIDAYPAARSRYEGFLKNFGLPTPSV; translated from the coding sequence ATGGCCACAGCAGCAGACGCTGAGTTGATCTTGAAGCTGTACGAGATGCGCCGGGAGGAGACTCTGCGCAAGGCGCGGCGGTTTCTCGTCTTCGAGTTTGATCCGAAGACCTTGGAGGAGCTGCGCGTCGTCTCGAGAGATGTCAAAGCGGAGCACAACCCTTCGTGGCGGCAGGCGCTGAGCTACTGGGAGATGGCGGCGTCGCTCGTCCTGCGCGGCGCACTCGACCCGGATCTGTTTCTGGACACGAACAACGAGGGGATTCTCCTCTACGCCAAGTTCCACCACTTCCACGCCGAAACGGAGAAGGAGAGTGGCAACCGGTTCATGGCGCAGACCGCTGCTCTGATCGACGCCTACCCCGCTGCCAGATCCCGTTACGAGGGGTTTCTCAAGAATTTTGGGTTGCCCACACCCTCCGTCTGA
- a CDS encoding menaquinone biosynthesis protein — translation MLRVAAINFLNPAPLMWDFEHAPLAQELAQRYSLHYTQPSQCAAELLAGRADLGLIPIAALTPELAVVPGCTIASLNEVRSIQLIVKSPNTFSTVKTVSADTASRSSLAYAEILFRKFASNHPAFLPASADPIAMLQQADAAILIGDPALLALERREQIEAEVGPCQWFDLAHEWHIRTNVPWVAAVWAVRPESLGEPRLSAAQLVEDLEASRNHGLLHIEDLVKEWAPRIELSPAVIRHYLSSNIHYVLNTDCMHAIKLFRQYAAEVDVLPALPDLRLL, via the coding sequence ATGCTTCGCGTCGCTGCCATCAACTTTCTCAACCCCGCACCGCTGATGTGGGACTTCGAACACGCACCGCTCGCGCAAGAGCTGGCACAGCGCTATTCGCTGCACTACACCCAGCCCTCGCAGTGTGCCGCCGAACTTCTCGCAGGCCGCGCCGACCTTGGCCTTATCCCGATCGCAGCGCTCACGCCAGAGCTTGCCGTCGTCCCGGGCTGCACCATCGCTTCGCTAAATGAAGTTCGTTCCATTCAGCTCATCGTCAAATCTCCTAACACGTTCAGCACGGTGAAGACGGTCTCGGCCGACACCGCCTCCCGCAGCTCGCTCGCCTACGCCGAGATCCTCTTCCGCAAGTTCGCCAGCAACCATCCGGCCTTCCTGCCCGCTTCAGCCGATCCCATTGCGATGCTGCAACAGGCTGATGCTGCCATTTTGATCGGCGATCCAGCGCTGCTCGCCCTCGAACGCCGCGAGCAGATCGAAGCGGAGGTTGGCCCCTGCCAGTGGTTCGATCTCGCCCACGAATGGCACATCCGGACGAATGTCCCCTGGGTCGCCGCGGTGTGGGCCGTGCGGCCAGAGTCTCTCGGGGAACCACGCCTCTCCGCCGCTCAACTGGTCGAAGACCTTGAAGCCTCGCGCAATCACGGCCTTCTGCACATCGAAGATCTGGTCAAAGAGTGGGCCCCGCGGATCGAACTGAGCCCCGCTGTCATTCGTCACTATCTCTCCAGCAACATCCACTACGTTCTGAATACGGATTGCATGCACGCCATTAAACTCTTTCGGCAATACGCCGCGGAGGTCGATGTTCTCCCCGCGCTGCCCGATCTCCGCCTCCTGTAA
- a CDS encoding DUF3565 domain-containing protein, whose product MQRRVVGFYQDEQQHWAARLDCGHGQHVRHDPPWMLREWVTTEEGRAARIGSLMECKQCDEEER is encoded by the coding sequence ATGCAGAGGCGAGTCGTGGGTTTTTATCAGGATGAACAGCAGCACTGGGCGGCCCGGCTGGACTGCGGACATGGGCAGCATGTGCGGCACGATCCGCCGTGGATGCTGCGCGAGTGGGTGACGACGGAAGAGGGCAGGGCGGCGCGAATCGGGAGTTTGATGGAGTGCAAGCAGTGCGATGAGGAGGAAAGATAG
- a CDS encoding DUF2306 domain-containing protein, which produces MHALDPLWVKIFLAIHIAAGASSFLLAPVALATAKGGKQHKRWGKVYLWSMGVVAATAIPMAFFFPVRFLALVAVFSFYFAFSGFRVLRLKELARGGGAEPIDWIAGVVTFATSALLAWLSWFRPASMEVIPLVGVVFGFIGMRGAATQLLSFVRKPKEKMFWWYTHLGNFIGSYIAAWSAFSVVTLTRVIGNHWYVWLWPTMIGVPAIILITAYYQRKFSPRVKAVA; this is translated from the coding sequence ATGCATGCACTCGATCCGTTGTGGGTAAAGATCTTTCTTGCGATTCATATTGCTGCGGGCGCATCGTCGTTTCTGCTTGCTCCCGTTGCACTGGCTACTGCAAAGGGTGGCAAGCAGCATAAACGCTGGGGGAAGGTCTATCTGTGGTCGATGGGGGTGGTCGCGGCGACGGCGATCCCGATGGCGTTCTTCTTCCCGGTGCGATTTCTGGCCCTGGTGGCGGTGTTCAGCTTCTACTTTGCGTTTTCGGGATTTCGCGTTCTGCGATTGAAGGAGCTGGCGCGCGGCGGAGGCGCGGAGCCTATCGACTGGATTGCGGGCGTCGTTACCTTTGCGACGAGTGCGCTGCTGGCCTGGCTGTCGTGGTTCCGTCCCGCATCCATGGAGGTGATTCCGCTGGTGGGCGTGGTGTTCGGATTCATCGGAATGAGAGGCGCGGCGACGCAGTTGCTCTCGTTCGTGCGCAAGCCGAAGGAAAAGATGTTCTGGTGGTACACGCATCTCGGAAATTTTATCGGGAGTTACATTGCGGCGTGGTCGGCCTTCAGCGTGGTCACGTTAACGCGGGTTATTGGCAATCACTGGTACGTTTGGCTGTGGCCGACGATGATCGGTGTGCCTGCAATTATTCTGATCACGGCATACTACCAGCGTAAGTTCTCACCGCGGGTGAAGGCTGTGGCGTAA
- a CDS encoding DoxX family protein, with translation MDGLLKVGRLFFAAALVFFGVEHFIYVGGLKGPIPGPPWIPGPHPVAVLAGAALIAVAVCIVTEKLARLATVLLGVALFLYVLFLQLPRFIAQPHSPDPWTSGFELLALMGGAFVLARIETPDGLRFEPTNKALSHLATFGRVAFAIALVVFAVQHFLYAKFVATIVPAWIPARLFWSYFVGVAFVAAALAIVTRQMARTASVLLGMMFFIWVVILHVPRVAANPRNGDEVTSLLVALAMSGASFILAESFASDPVA, from the coding sequence ATGGATGGATTGTTGAAGGTCGGTCGCCTCTTCTTTGCCGCCGCGCTGGTGTTCTTTGGTGTGGAGCACTTCATCTACGTCGGCGGGTTGAAGGGGCCGATCCCTGGCCCTCCGTGGATTCCGGGGCCGCACCCGGTGGCTGTGCTGGCCGGCGCTGCGCTGATCGCGGTTGCAGTCTGCATCGTGACTGAAAAACTGGCGCGGCTGGCGACTGTGCTTTTGGGTGTTGCTCTGTTTTTATACGTCCTGTTTCTGCAGCTCCCCAGGTTCATCGCGCAGCCGCATAGCCCCGATCCCTGGACCAGCGGCTTCGAGCTTCTGGCTTTGATGGGTGGCGCCTTCGTGCTGGCTCGGATCGAGACTCCGGACGGACTCAGGTTCGAGCCAACAAACAAGGCCTTGTCGCATTTAGCCACCTTCGGGCGCGTTGCGTTTGCCATCGCGCTGGTGGTCTTCGCCGTGCAGCATTTTCTGTATGCGAAGTTTGTGGCGACTATTGTCCCCGCATGGATTCCCGCGCGCCTCTTCTGGTCCTACTTTGTCGGAGTGGCGTTTGTCGCAGCTGCTCTGGCGATCGTCACCAGGCAGATGGCGCGAACCGCGTCAGTCTTGTTGGGTATGATGTTTTTTATCTGGGTCGTTATTCTTCACGTGCCCCGCGTCGCAGCCAACCCGCGCAATGGGGACGAGGTCACTAGCCTGCTAGTTGCATTGGCGATGAGCGGTGCGTCTTTTATTCTTGCCGAGAGCTTCGCCTCCGACCCTGTCGCCTGA
- a CDS encoding DUF427 domain-containing protein, with amino-acid sequence MAKAVWNGQTLAESETYETVEGNIYFPEESVKREFLKPSSTTSSCPWKGQARYYTIVVDGQDNPDAAWYYPDPKPAARNVKHHIAFWRGVEITK; translated from the coding sequence ATGGCGAAGGCAGTTTGGAACGGCCAGACGCTGGCCGAAAGCGAAACCTATGAGACCGTCGAGGGAAACATCTACTTCCCCGAAGAGTCGGTAAAACGAGAGTTTTTGAAGCCCAGTTCGACCACCTCCAGTTGCCCCTGGAAGGGTCAGGCCCGCTACTACACCATCGTGGTGGACGGCCAGGACAACCCCGACGCGGCGTGGTACTACCCGGATCCCAAGCCGGCCGCGCGCAACGTAAAGCACCACATAGCCTTCTGGCGTGGCGTCGAAATCACAAAATAG
- the dprA gene encoding DNA-processing protein DprA: MALAQQDATVVKDQARLAWVALTLTPGMGPTRIWKAMNRLGAAERVLEASLTELEGAGMSAQSAQFVFEGKAKAAAEDELKRVAEAGGSILTPEDEAYPERLREIYDPPSTLWIRGDVSLLARPGIAVVGTRQPSPYGAGMAELLSRDLANRRMVILSGMARGVDTAAHKGAIEAGGKTVAVWGTGIDVIYPKENKKLAEQIVATGGTIVSEYPLGTFPAPQNFPIRNRILSGMSVGVLVIEAAEYSGTRITARCAMEQNRDVYAVPGNVTNKNAWGPNTLIKQGAKLTATWEDIWEDLPSEIRLALEDEQAAAGGGSESKPAGAASLFNDTPLPEHERIVFERLRHDESTQLDELIEQLEAELGSAEIFTALFELELRGRVRQLPGKNYVRTF; this comes from the coding sequence ATGGCTTTGGCGCAGCAGGATGCAACAGTGGTGAAGGACCAGGCACGATTGGCATGGGTGGCGTTGACGCTGACGCCGGGAATGGGCCCCACAAGAATCTGGAAGGCGATGAATCGGCTGGGCGCTGCGGAGCGTGTGCTTGAGGCTTCGCTGACCGAGTTGGAAGGCGCGGGGATGTCGGCGCAGTCTGCGCAGTTTGTCTTTGAGGGCAAAGCCAAAGCCGCAGCGGAAGATGAGTTGAAGCGTGTGGCTGAAGCCGGCGGCAGCATATTAACGCCGGAAGATGAGGCCTACCCTGAACGGCTGCGCGAGATCTATGATCCACCGTCGACGCTCTGGATACGCGGCGATGTCTCTCTGCTGGCACGGCCGGGCATTGCGGTGGTTGGAACGCGTCAGCCTTCGCCCTACGGAGCAGGGATGGCGGAGCTGCTCTCACGCGATCTTGCGAATCGCCGGATGGTGATTCTGAGCGGTATGGCTCGCGGAGTCGACACTGCGGCGCACAAGGGTGCGATCGAGGCAGGAGGAAAAACGGTCGCGGTCTGGGGCACGGGCATCGATGTCATCTATCCCAAGGAGAACAAGAAGCTGGCCGAGCAGATCGTCGCCACCGGCGGAACGATCGTGAGCGAATATCCCCTCGGAACATTTCCCGCGCCGCAAAACTTTCCTATCCGCAACCGGATTCTGAGCGGAATGAGCGTCGGCGTGCTGGTCATCGAAGCGGCTGAGTACAGCGGAACCAGAATTACGGCGCGGTGTGCGATGGAGCAGAATCGCGATGTATACGCCGTCCCGGGCAACGTGACGAACAAGAACGCATGGGGGCCTAACACCCTGATAAAACAGGGGGCTAAGCTGACCGCGACCTGGGAGGATATCTGGGAGGATCTGCCCTCCGAGATCAGGCTGGCTTTGGAGGACGAGCAGGCGGCGGCTGGGGGAGGCTCTGAATCGAAACCGGCGGGGGCTGCATCTCTATTTAACGATACGCCGCTTCCCGAGCACGAAAGGATCGTCTTCGAGCGGTTGCGGCACGACGAGTCGACGCAACTGGACGAGCTGATCGAACAGTTGGAGGCGGAGTTGGGATCCGCAGAGATCTTCACCGCGCTGTTCGAGCTGGAGCTTCGAGGGCGCGTTCGGCAACTGCCAGGAAAAAATTATGTGCGGACGTTTTGA
- a CDS encoding PadR family transcriptional regulator: MKMEGGSTPNALLGLLSLRPMSGYDIRQMVAQSIGHFWSESYGQIYPGLKRLAAAGLVEKKTERNKGKPDRNLYSLTAEGRERLHEWLKIPVSDEVARNELLLKLFFGAHVSTSVNRDHVASNMEFHQRALKVYTATAKQLRKEEANDPNLSYWLMTLNYGRHYSVAMLKWCRETLAELDEIESKGKRRR; this comes from the coding sequence ATGAAAATGGAAGGCGGGTCGACTCCCAATGCTTTGCTTGGACTTCTGAGCCTGAGGCCGATGTCCGGATACGACATTCGTCAGATGGTCGCTCAATCGATCGGGCACTTCTGGAGCGAGAGCTATGGGCAGATCTATCCAGGATTGAAGCGGCTGGCGGCAGCGGGTCTGGTCGAGAAGAAGACCGAGCGCAACAAAGGAAAGCCGGATCGGAACCTGTATTCGCTTACAGCAGAGGGACGCGAGCGACTGCACGAGTGGTTGAAGATTCCGGTCTCGGATGAGGTAGCGAGGAACGAGTTGCTGCTGAAACTCTTCTTTGGAGCGCATGTCTCGACGAGCGTCAATCGGGACCATGTGGCCTCGAATATGGAGTTTCATCAGCGGGCGCTGAAGGTGTACACCGCCACGGCGAAGCAGCTGCGGAAGGAAGAGGCGAACGATCCTAATCTGTCCTACTGGTTGATGACGCTGAACTACGGACGGCACTACAGCGTAGCGATGTTGAAGTGGTGCAGGGAGACGCTCGCGGAGTTGGATGAGATAGAGAGTAAGGGAAAAAGGAGGCGGTGA
- a CDS encoding beta-ketoacyl-ACP synthase III, with the protein MSLTLKPQTRVRAKISSVGTYVPPRLLTNADLEKMVATNDQWIVERTGIRERHIVDAGVATSDLAVEAAKKCLAARGIEASELEVIIVATVTPDMFFPATACLVQDKLGVKGAWGFDLSAACSGFPYALQVGAKLVESGMHKKVMVIGADVMSSIIDYTDRATCVIFGDGAGAVLLEPCEEGEIGLVDYWHEIDGSGAAALNMPGGGSLNPPTAETVAAKMHYVHQDGQAVYKFAVRKMAEAAEIILSRNGVEGKDLGCFIPHQANKRIILSTAERLGMPEESVIINIDRYGNTTAATIPMAMQTALEEKRLKKGDLVLLASVGAGFTVGATLLRWEF; encoded by the coding sequence TTGAGTTTGACGTTGAAACCGCAGACGCGGGTACGCGCGAAGATCAGTTCGGTAGGGACCTATGTTCCGCCGCGTTTGTTGACCAATGCAGATCTGGAAAAGATGGTCGCAACCAACGATCAATGGATTGTCGAGCGGACGGGAATTCGCGAGCGGCACATCGTGGATGCAGGGGTTGCGACCAGCGATCTGGCGGTGGAGGCGGCGAAGAAGTGTCTCGCGGCTCGCGGCATCGAGGCCAGTGAGCTGGAGGTGATCATCGTGGCCACGGTGACGCCTGATATGTTTTTTCCGGCGACTGCCTGCCTGGTGCAGGACAAGCTCGGCGTAAAGGGCGCATGGGGGTTCGATCTTTCGGCAGCCTGCTCGGGATTTCCCTATGCGTTGCAGGTGGGGGCGAAGCTGGTCGAGAGCGGGATGCACAAGAAGGTGATGGTGATTGGAGCGGATGTGATGAGCTCGATTATCGACTACACCGACCGCGCGACCTGCGTGATCTTCGGCGACGGCGCCGGCGCGGTGTTGCTCGAGCCCTGCGAAGAGGGAGAGATCGGGCTGGTCGACTACTGGCACGAGATCGACGGCTCTGGTGCGGCGGCGTTGAATATGCCCGGTGGCGGCAGTTTGAATCCGCCGACAGCCGAGACGGTCGCAGCGAAGATGCACTACGTGCACCAGGACGGGCAGGCGGTGTACAAGTTTGCGGTGCGCAAGATGGCGGAGGCTGCGGAGATCATCCTGTCGCGCAACGGCGTGGAAGGGAAGGACCTTGGCTGCTTCATCCCGCACCAGGCGAATAAGCGGATTATTCTTTCGACGGCGGAGCGGCTGGGCATGCCGGAGGAGTCGGTGATTATTAACATCGATCGATATGGCAACACCACGGCGGCTACGATTCCGATGGCCATGCAGACGGCGCTCGAAGAGAAGCGGTTGAAGAAGGGCGATCTGGTTCTGCTGGCGAGCGTTGGAGCTGGCTTTACCGTGGGAGCTACTTTGTTGCGGTGGGAGTTCTAA
- a CDS encoding YqaA family protein, with amino-acid sequence MSLREAATILYKSLAAAAQTAAAAHRARSPFLHLLFSFGLFGVFLVSIVDSSFVPLPLPGITDIMIIVLSAQHQSWFLLILLATIGSGLGGWFSYQVGQSGGMAFVEKRVPPKIFKRVREWMENHAILSVALPAILPPPMPLSPFVLAAGALKMSRKKFLNTFIISRALRHALAAWLGIHYGRHILRLWNSLSDKYATPVLIVIWTGILASCTFAFWKLYKTSRAVHPRSRRLAKPSNTTA; translated from the coding sequence ATGAGCCTGCGCGAAGCTGCCACGATCCTATACAAGAGTCTCGCCGCCGCCGCGCAGACGGCTGCCGCAGCACACCGCGCGCGCAGTCCATTCCTCCATCTGCTCTTCAGCTTCGGCCTCTTCGGCGTCTTCCTGGTCTCGATCGTCGACAGCTCCTTCGTTCCGCTGCCTCTGCCCGGCATCACCGACATCATGATCATCGTGCTTTCCGCGCAGCATCAAAGCTGGTTTCTCTTGATCCTGCTCGCAACGATAGGCTCCGGGCTCGGCGGATGGTTCAGCTACCAGGTAGGCCAGTCAGGCGGGATGGCTTTTGTTGAAAAACGCGTGCCTCCCAAGATCTTCAAGCGTGTCCGCGAATGGATGGAAAACCACGCCATTCTCTCCGTTGCCCTGCCGGCGATTCTGCCGCCGCCGATGCCGCTAAGCCCCTTCGTCCTTGCGGCTGGCGCGCTGAAGATGTCGCGCAAGAAGTTCCTCAACACCTTCATCATCAGCCGCGCCCTTCGTCACGCCCTCGCCGCCTGGCTAGGCATTCACTACGGACGGCACATCCTCCGACTCTGGAACAGTCTCTCCGACAAGTATGCGACCCCAGTTCTCATCGTGATCTGGACCGGGATTCTCGCAAGCTGCACCTTCGCCTTCTGGAAGCTCTACAAGACCTCACGTGCGGTCCACCCACGCTCTCGACGCCTCGCCAAGCCCTCCAACACCACCGCCTAA